The following proteins are encoded in a genomic region of Cyclonatronum proteinivorum:
- a CDS encoding PAS domain S-box protein encodes MGYAKHQIILNESGTPCDYIFTEINDTFERITGLTKAQVLNNRVTEVIPAIKDDPFNWIGFYGNIATGGEAQHFEQFSTPLGKWYQIHAYSDEPDFFITLFLDASRQKIQKQRQQQAEAHLNAVLDSTLDSIWSINRKYEIQYINATFQREFEKTFGVKLECNSNLLSSLPPELQSAWKARYDRGLAGERFTEEDRVTLNGTYIHIEFSANPIYENGIITGVSFFSRNVTEKRNAERALKENSERLNSILNNLDDVVWSVMLPDYRIHFLSPKAEQLYGYPIEAFYQNPDLWRETVHPEDLHTLDESFETLFDKGFSSREARVIRPDGSVIWILDKSTLIRDENGKPIRIDGIASNITNRKLLEAERDDAALKLQEFSKHLPGVLFIYQLNPDGTHTFPFVSEGLMEYYGVTHEEAARDAEAVLKAIHPADAAHFRDSVAESARTLSGWQCTFRVITPDNKIIWTEGNATPEQKEDGTIVWFGFSYDVNERKVAEYELERFKKIADKAVYGEAIADLNGRFIYTNRFFADIHGYAANELEGGYMSLCHTPEQLQHVSELISKLTQNGTFEPTLVWHKHRDGSTFPMLMSGVLLHDDEGKPAYMAATAIDITQQYQAEKLLSDAQKQLTNISDNLPDGLVYQILTNPDSSSRRFTYISAGVELMHGLSAKEVLADANTLYGQMLPEDGAKLKAMEEEAINKMSVFQCEYRIKHPNGGIRWFYASSSPRLQPNGDILWDGIEIDITEKKKAEEELVRLSQAVEQSPASVVITDVAGNITYVNPTFTELTGYSLEEALGQNPRILKSGNQPQSFYKELWDTITSGRTWKGELLNHKKNGESYWESATISPIKNDKGEITSYLAVKENITERKRADEALQKSEEKYRIVADNTYHWEFWELPTGELIYNSPACERVTGYTAAEFTANPELLIDILHPEDRAHYKNHRAKTWNMPEPDRCEFRLFHKNGTLRFIEHVCQPVFDKDGTFRGVRGTNLDVTSRKHIETKLKESEKRFREIFEKMPVISVQGYNRDREVIYWNEASEKLYGYTRAEALGNKLDELIIPSEGREQVFRDISNWIDNNEPIPSAELRMQKKNGTPVYVYSNHVLIYNMQGEAELYCIDIDLTELKEKERNLRLSEARYRSIIQVSRTGAWEYNFETDELWCSPEYFKMLGYTGTEFKADEFNFSLWESLVHPDDLQSARTIARNYIEGGMIGTYESYFRMIHKDGHSVWVWSRGQNLPSATGSSSNIILGVHIDITEIREAENKLRDSELYHRSLLQTIADLVFVLDKEGTFLDFKAPQDADLYMPPESIIGANVNDSFPKEVAEKQMLHTRLALSSGKLQSFEYELNIKGKPRYYNAVTTAFGSNRVITTVRNITDYKDKLDEIKSLLDIEEKQSKRLRDFTHIVSHNLRIHTANILGIFMMLEMEEPELYKLQYLQMLKESAENLDETITHLNKVLDMRQIQELNPEIIELREFVNKAFGSVNQIAERSKVRLINEVEKETIIKTVPPYLFTILLNLLTNGIKFRSSSDKTFVKVSAMKKAKHMYIYVEDNGLGIDMDRHKHKLFGMYKKFHNDRGSKGMGLFITKNQVEALGGEITVESELNKGTTFIIILPYEKNQGSLPH; translated from the coding sequence ATGGGCTACGCAAAACATCAGATTATCCTGAATGAGAGCGGCACACCTTGTGATTACATCTTTACTGAGATTAATGACACTTTTGAACGCATCACCGGTTTAACCAAAGCGCAGGTACTGAATAATCGGGTCACAGAGGTCATACCCGCTATTAAAGACGACCCTTTTAATTGGATCGGTTTTTACGGCAATATTGCAACAGGGGGAGAAGCGCAGCATTTCGAGCAATTTAGCACGCCACTCGGCAAATGGTATCAGATTCATGCGTATTCCGATGAACCGGATTTTTTTATAACCCTGTTTCTGGACGCAAGCCGTCAAAAAATTCAGAAACAGCGGCAGCAACAAGCCGAAGCCCATCTCAATGCGGTGCTTGACAGTACGCTGGATAGTATTTGGTCCATCAACCGCAAATACGAGATACAGTACATCAACGCAACATTTCAGCGTGAATTTGAAAAGACTTTCGGTGTAAAACTGGAGTGTAATTCGAATTTACTCTCCTCGCTGCCGCCTGAATTACAGTCCGCATGGAAAGCACGTTACGACCGCGGTCTTGCCGGGGAGCGTTTCACAGAAGAAGACAGGGTCACCCTCAATGGAACATATATTCACATTGAGTTTTCGGCTAATCCCATATATGAAAACGGTATCATTACGGGGGTTTCTTTTTTTAGCAGAAATGTAACCGAAAAGCGAAACGCGGAAAGGGCGCTAAAGGAAAACAGTGAGCGTCTAAACAGTATTCTGAATAACCTTGATGATGTGGTCTGGTCGGTAATGCTGCCGGATTACCGTATTCATTTTCTCAGTCCAAAAGCCGAGCAGCTGTACGGGTACCCAATTGAAGCATTCTACCAAAACCCTGATCTTTGGCGCGAAACGGTTCACCCCGAGGATTTACATACATTGGATGAGAGTTTTGAAACTCTTTTTGATAAGGGATTTTCATCCCGGGAAGCACGGGTGATAAGACCGGATGGCAGTGTCATTTGGATTCTTGACAAATCAACCCTGATACGGGATGAAAACGGGAAGCCCATTCGTATTGACGGTATTGCAAGCAACATAACCAACCGCAAGCTTTTGGAAGCCGAACGGGATGATGCAGCGCTCAAACTGCAGGAATTCAGCAAACATCTGCCCGGGGTGCTTTTTATCTATCAGCTCAACCCTGACGGCACACACACATTTCCTTTTGTCAGCGAGGGTCTGATGGAATATTACGGCGTTACGCATGAAGAGGCCGCGCGCGATGCCGAAGCGGTTCTGAAGGCTATTCACCCCGCCGATGCAGCCCACTTCAGGGACAGTGTTGCGGAATCAGCCAGAACCTTATCCGGATGGCAGTGTACTTTTCGGGTTATAACCCCTGACAATAAAATTATCTGGACTGAGGGTAACGCTACGCCGGAACAAAAGGAAGACGGTACTATTGTTTGGTTCGGATTCAGCTACGACGTAAATGAGCGGAAAGTAGCCGAATACGAGCTCGAGCGGTTCAAAAAAATTGCTGATAAAGCCGTGTACGGTGAGGCTATTGCCGACCTAAACGGCCGCTTCATTTACACCAACCGCTTTTTCGCAGATATACACGGATACGCAGCAAATGAATTAGAGGGCGGCTACATGTCCCTTTGCCATACGCCTGAACAGCTGCAGCATGTTAGTGAACTTATCAGCAAACTGACCCAAAACGGTACCTTTGAACCCACCCTCGTATGGCATAAACACCGTGACGGCTCTACCTTCCCTATGCTCATGAGCGGTGTGCTGTTACACGATGATGAGGGAAAACCGGCATATATGGCAGCAACGGCTATTGATATAACCCAGCAGTACCAGGCTGAAAAACTACTCTCCGACGCCCAAAAACAACTCACCAATATTAGCGACAACCTGCCTGACGGGCTGGTTTATCAGATCCTTACAAATCCTGATTCAAGCTCACGCAGGTTTACCTACATCAGTGCGGGTGTTGAACTGATGCACGGACTCTCTGCCAAAGAAGTCTTAGCGGATGCCAACACCCTCTATGGCCAAATGCTGCCTGAAGACGGAGCAAAGCTTAAGGCTATGGAAGAAGAGGCCATTAACAAAATGAGCGTTTTTCAGTGTGAATACCGTATCAAACACCCCAATGGTGGTATCCGGTGGTTTTATGCCTCATCATCCCCCCGATTGCAGCCCAATGGCGATATTTTATGGGATGGCATCGAAATAGACATCACCGAAAAAAAGAAAGCCGAAGAAGAGCTCGTACGTCTTTCGCAGGCCGTTGAGCAAAGTCCGGCCAGCGTTGTGATTACGGATGTAGCCGGGAATATCACCTATGTTAACCCTACCTTCACGGAGCTCACCGGGTACAGCCTTGAGGAAGCACTGGGACAAAACCCGAGAATTCTCAAATCCGGAAATCAGCCCCAGTCGTTCTACAAGGAGCTTTGGGATACCATTACAAGCGGAAGAACCTGGAAGGGCGAACTCCTCAATCATAAAAAAAACGGAGAATCTTACTGGGAATCAGCGACCATCTCGCCCATCAAAAACGACAAAGGTGAAATCACCAGCTACCTTGCCGTTAAGGAAAACATTACCGAACGGAAGCGCGCGGATGAAGCCCTTCAAAAATCAGAAGAAAAGTACCGGATTGTTGCCGACAACACCTATCACTGGGAATTCTGGGAACTGCCTACCGGCGAGCTGATTTACAACTCACCGGCCTGTGAACGGGTAACGGGCTACACGGCTGCCGAATTCACAGCAAATCCTGAACTACTGATTGACATTCTTCACCCGGAAGACCGCGCGCACTACAAAAATCATCGCGCAAAAACCTGGAACATGCCTGAACCTGACCGCTGTGAGTTCAGGCTGTTTCACAAAAACGGTACGCTCAGATTTATTGAGCACGTCTGCCAGCCTGTATTTGATAAAGACGGCACCTTCAGAGGGGTACGAGGCACAAACCTTGACGTAACCTCACGCAAGCATATAGAGACCAAACTTAAGGAAAGCGAGAAGCGGTTCAGGGAGATATTTGAGAAGATGCCGGTCATTTCTGTGCAGGGTTATAATCGGGACAGAGAAGTTATTTACTGGAATGAAGCTTCAGAAAAACTCTACGGCTATACCCGGGCAGAAGCCTTGGGTAATAAACTGGACGAGCTGATTATTCCCTCAGAAGGCCGCGAGCAGGTTTTCCGGGATATCTCTAACTGGATTGATAATAATGAACCCATACCCTCTGCTGAACTTAGGATGCAAAAGAAAAACGGTACGCCCGTTTATGTGTACTCTAACCACGTACTCATCTACAACATGCAGGGGGAAGCCGAGCTGTACTGTATCGACATTGACCTAACCGAACTGAAGGAAAAAGAAAGAAACCTGCGGCTCAGTGAAGCCCGCTACCGTTCAATCATACAGGTCTCACGCACAGGGGCATGGGAATATAATTTTGAAACCGATGAATTGTGGTGCAGCCCTGAGTATTTTAAAATGCTGGGTTACACCGGAACAGAGTTCAAAGCTGACGAATTCAACTTCAGCTTGTGGGAAAGCCTGGTACATCCTGATGATCTCCAGAGTGCCCGGACAATAGCAAGAAACTACATTGAAGGCGGAATGATAGGTACCTACGAGAGCTACTTCCGCATGATTCATAAAGACGGGCACAGCGTTTGGGTATGGTCAAGAGGTCAGAACCTGCCCTCTGCAACAGGAAGCTCATCCAACATTATACTCGGCGTACACATCGACATAACTGAAATCAGAGAAGCTGAAAATAAACTCAGGGATAGTGAACTCTACCACCGTTCACTGCTGCAGACCATAGCGGATCTCGTTTTTGTTCTTGATAAAGAAGGTACCTTCCTTGACTTTAAAGCACCTCAGGACGCAGACCTGTACATGCCTCCGGAAAGTATCATCGGAGCTAATGTAAATGACAGCTTCCCAAAGGAAGTTGCAGAAAAACAAATGCTGCACACAAGGCTTGCATTGTCAAGCGGTAAGCTTCAGAGTTTTGAATATGAATTAAATATTAAAGGCAAACCCCGCTACTACAATGCAGTGACAACGGCCTTTGGCAGCAACCGCGTCATTACAACAGTCCGCAACATAACCGATTACAAAGACAAGCTGGATGAGATCAAATCCTTGCTTGATATTGAAGAAAAACAAAGCAAACGCCTGCGGGATTTTACCCATATCGTTTCCCACAACCTGCGTATCCACACTGCCAATATTCTGGGCATTTTTATGATGCTGGAAATGGAGGAACCCGAGCTTTACAAGCTTCAATACCTGCAAATGCTGAAAGAATCTGCAGAAAATTTAGATGAAACCATCACCCATCTGAACAAAGTACTCGACATGCGGCAAATTCAGGAACTCAATCCGGAAATCATTGAGCTGCGTGAGTTTGTGAACAAAGCCTTTGGTAGCGTAAACCAAATAGCTGAAAGAAGCAAGGTCAGACTTATTAATGAAGTTGAAAAAGAAACGATCATAAAAACCGTCCCTCCCTATCTATTTACGATTCTGCTCAACCTGCTAACAAACGGCATAAAGTTCAGATCCAGCAGTGATAAAACTTTTGTTAAAGTTAGCGCTATGAAAAAAGCGAAGCATATGTATATTTATGTGGAAGATAACGGTCTGGGTATCGATATGGACCGGCACAAACACAAGCTATTCGGCATGTATAAAAAATTCCACAACGATCGTGGCTCCAAAGGTATGGGACTTTTTATAACTAAGAATCAGGTTGAAGCACTTGGTGGTGAAATTACCGTAGAAAGCGAACTTAACAAGGGAACAACTTTTATTATAATACTGCCTTATGAAAAAAATCAGGGAAGTCTGCCTCATTGA